In the genome of Blastocatellia bacterium, one region contains:
- a CDS encoding methyltransferase domain-containing protein: MHDQQLPFPQWTAGYGINRKLLHIVLIFVITACAGCTTLKRWAYEGFGRDAWQHREEVIQALNIRPGDSVADLGSGSGYFTFLLAKAVGPSGKVYAIDIDGDMNAYVAARAREEGDSNIEVILAKPQDPLLPQSGVDLIFSCITYHHLGDRVAYFQNAGKYLRPGGRVAIIDFNGEGWFTRLIGHWTPREVILRELEQAGYPLQQELTFLPNQVFLVFSPR; the protein is encoded by the coding sequence TGGGATAAACCGCAAGCTGCTGCACATAGTCCTCATCTTCGTCATCACGGCCTGTGCAGGATGCACAACTCTCAAACGATGGGCCTATGAAGGATTCGGTCGAGATGCGTGGCAACATCGGGAGGAGGTCATCCAAGCCCTCAATATTCGACCGGGAGACTCGGTCGCAGACCTAGGCTCCGGGAGCGGGTATTTCACGTTTCTCCTGGCTAAGGCGGTCGGGCCAAGCGGGAAGGTGTACGCCATCGATATCGATGGGGATATGAATGCCTATGTCGCAGCACGTGCTCGTGAAGAAGGGGATAGCAACATCGAAGTGATTCTGGCCAAGCCTCAAGACCCCTTGTTACCGCAGTCCGGCGTCGATCTGATCTTTAGCTGTATCACCTACCACCACCTGGGAGACCGTGTGGCGTACTTTCAGAACGCTGGCAAGTATCTCCGTCCAGGCGGGCGGGTTGCCATCATCGACTTTAACGGCGAAGGATGGTTCACGAGACTGATAGGCCACTGGACGCCGCGAGAAGTCATCCTGCGGGAGTTGGAGCAAGCTGGCTATCCGCTTCAGCAAGAACTCACATTCCTTCCGAACCAGGTGTTCCTAGTGTTCTCTCCCCGATGA